One Candida dubliniensis CD36 chromosome 1, complete sequence genomic region harbors:
- a CDS encoding 18S rRNA dimethylase, putative (Similar to S. cerevisiae DIM1;~Similar to C. albicans DIM1), translating into MGKAPKKKFSTASNPTANKVAAEKHLNSVFKFNTNLGQHILKNPLVAQGIVDKAQIKPSDIVLEVGPGTGNLTVRILEKARKVIAVEMDPRMAAELTKRVHGTPQEKKLEILLGDFMKTDLPYFDICISNTPYQISSPLVFKLLNQPRPPRVSILMFQREFAQRLVARPGEELYCRLSANVQMWANVTHIMKVGKNNFRPPPQVESSVVRIEVKNPRPNIDFNEWDGLLRIVFVRKNKTIAAGFKSSNVIDILEKNYKTFLATQESTNNNNTDDSMMVDDKSVSLKDVVKNKITTVLTETGFSDKRAGKLDQTDFLKLLYAFHQVGIHFA; encoded by the coding sequence ATGGGTAAAGCtccaaagaagaaattttcaACAGCATCCAATCCTACTGCTAATAAAGTTGCAGCAGAAAAACATTTGAATTCAGTGTTTAAATTCAACACTAATTTGGGTCAacatattttgaaaaatcccTTAGTGGCCCAAggaattgttgataaagcTCAAATCAAACCAAGTGATATAGTATTGGAAGTTGGTCCTGGTACTGGTAATTTGACGGTTCGTATTTTAGAAAAAGCTCGGAAAGTTATTGCTGTGGAAATGGATCCAAGAATGGCAGCAGAATTAACGAAAAGGGTACATGGAACACcacaagaaaagaaattagagATTCTATTAGGGGATTTTATGAAGACAGATTTACcttattttgatatttgtaTTTCCAATACTCCTTATCAAATATCATCACCTCTtgtattcaaattattgaatcaacCTAGACCACCAAGAgtatcaattttaatgttTCAAAGAGAATTTGCTCAAAGATTAGTGGCAAGACCAGGTGAAGAATTATATTGCCGATTATCAGCAAATGTGCAAATGTGGGCTAATGTTACACATATAATGAAAGTGggtaaaaataatttccgaccaccaccacaagtTGAATCAAGTGTGGTGAGAATAGAAGTGAAAAATCCCAGAcctaatattgattttaatgaatGGGATGGATTATTAAGAATAGTTTTTGTGaggaaaaataaaaccatAGCGGCAGGATTTAAATCTTCTAATGTGATTgatattttggaaaaaaattataaaactTTTTTGGCAACACAAGAGagtactaataataataatactgaTGATTCTATGATGGTGGATGATAAATCAGTTTCATTAAAAGATGTAGTTAAAAACAAGATTACCACTGTCTTGACTGAAACTGGATTTTCCGATAAAAGAGCAGGTAAATTGGATCAAACCGATTTCTTAAAGTTATTATACGCATTTCATCAAGTAGGTATTCATTTTGCATag
- a CDS encoding cell polarity/karyogamy protein, putative (Similar to S. cerevisiae KAR9;~Similar to C. albicans KAR9), which produces MSNSSFLSNGNRHSMLRNPPPVKLSHVLSTIPNFSFFDELINLPQPSSTNPPQSSFNLSQRDVFQIAKLLEDIDLYLNDLLMIFNNVEQASKNVVDVLDWYFEGKSMLQDLLRNIENIDSIISQLLLVVESSNNHESIGNNLLGVFEEVSDLVLDVKKSSIMFKKYLEISINYREIIDSVIKSLSNEIEDCIKCILKLKELKLASPKNVLPNFTLQSIISKMKINDLSSGTFSFKLMRLPTFSDLDEKLYNDYLELESKIDPLRTSLSIVPLRIDDFNTMCAGQFFVKSRENVLDAYEILVSKWNMLLKEKNSYKKDNINVKWNEIFEYLIEEIFKECGRLIKEVGSGYGSGSGDVTIPPAIGGSTTITDEVGNKYKMCSNSITLIQKAFKENIITDPELVTIFNHDLVPRWEELNNLITNNGNSNKNEKRASLYSGGGVGNSIESNGLRSFQTGSRSSSSGERPISNGIGIDFNLAVDSTSVPLSVYKSDRVRDVIGSAGTTGGPSEGIPRSKNLRHSLISVFEDSSMREDEDEATTLVKSPSSKVVKEENQICQNKDMNTSFESQKSIENNQNDTQKRIDFATYIEKVIHSPVKIESKLPRIPLEYIKQGCHITHKRPDFANTRIPRVNLMDSPYSSPQSNAKRLEKLNSSNVGSFVSPLRSRKNESYTFNRSRASSNATVIGRPNSLLHEMKVPNLTFSKRLTYNLEGLHETNGCGGGGISSFESRFDEENLLHSLKETSIWK; this is translated from the coding sequence ATGAGTAATTCTAGCTTTCTAAGTAATGGTAACAGGCATCTGATGCTAAGAAACCCTCCTCCAGTCAAATTATCCCATGTTTTATCAACCATACCAaacttttccttttttgaCGAATTGATTAATCTTCCTCAACCGCTGTCGACAAATCCTCCCCAATCATCCTTCAATCTACTGCAACGTGATGTTTTCCAAATAGCCAAATTGTTGGAAGATATTGATCTTtatttgaatgatttacttatgatttttaataatgttgAACAGGCGTCAAAAAATGTGGTTGATGTTTTGGATTGGTATTTTGAAGGGAAATCCATGTTACAAGACCTACTACGAAATATAGAAAATATTGACTCCATTATAtcacaattattattagtggTTGAGTCATCTAATAATCATGAAAGTATTGGTAATAATCTTTTAGGGGTATTTGAAGAAGTTAGTGATTTAGTATTGGATGTGAAAAAATCCCTGATTATGtttaaaaaatatcttgagatctcaatcaattatcgagaaattattgattcagttataaaatcattgagtaatgaaattgaagattgTATAAAATgtattttaaaattaaaagaattgaaattggcTAGTCCTAAAAATGTATTACCCAATTTTACTTTACAATCTATTATTtccaaaatgaaaattaatgatttatcaagtggaactttttcttttaaattaatGAGACTACCTACATTTAGTGATTTggatgaaaaattatataatgatTATCTTGAATTAGAATCCAAAATTGATCCCTTGAGAACTTCTTTAAGTATTGTTCCTTTAagaattgatgattttaataCAATGTGTGCAGGTCAATTTTTTGTGAAATCTCGAGAAAATGTTTTGGATGCCTATGAAATATTAGTTCTGAAGTGGAACATGTTgttgaaagagaaaaattcCTATAAAAAGGATAACATTAATGTTAAATGGAATGAAATATTTGAGTATttgattgaagaaatttttaaagaatGTGGCAGGTTGATTAAAGAAGTGGGGTCTGGGTATGGCTCTGGTTCGGGTGATGTCACCATACCACCTGCTATTGGCGGTAGTACAACAATAACCGATGAAGTTGGTAATAAATACAAAATGTGTTCTAACTCGATAACTTTAATTCAAAAGGCATTTAAAGAGAATATCATTACTGATCCGGAATTGGTTACAATTTTTAATCATGATTTGGTGCCCCGATGGGAAGAACTTAACAATTTAATAACTAATAACGGTAATCTGAATAAAAATGAGAAACGAGCCCTGCTAtatagtggtggtggtgttggcAATAGTATTGAATCCAATGGATTGAGATCTTTTCAAACAGGTTCCAGAAGCTCTTCTTCAGGGGAAAGGCCAATCAGTAATGGTATTGGAATTGATTTCAACCTTGCTGTTGATTCCACTTCGGTACCTTTGAGTGTTTACAAAAGTGATAGAGTTAGAGACGTGATTGGTAGTGCTGGCACCACTGGTGGTCCCCTGGAGGGTATTCCGAGGAGCAAGAATTTACGTCATTCACTTATCAGTGTTTTTGAAGATAGCAGTATGcgtgaagatgaagatgaagcGACAACTTTAGTTAAAAGTCCGAGTTCTAAAGTTgttaaagaagaaaatcaaatttgccAGAATAAGGATATGAATACTCTGTTTGAATCCCAGAAACtgattgaaaataatcaaaatgaCACACAAAAACGTATTGATTTTGCTACCtatattgaaaaagttaTTCATTCACCTGTCAAgattgaatcaaaattgCCGAGAATTCCGTTGGAGTATATTAAACAGGGATGTCATATTACTCATAAACGACCTGATTTTGCAAACACAAGAATCCCAAGAGTTAATCTAATGGATTCACCTTACAGTTCCCCACAATCAAATGCTAAACGATTAGAAAAACTAAATTCTTCCAATGTTGGTTCGTTTGTGTCTCCATTACGAAGTAGAAAGAATGAATCCTATACTTTTAATCGTTCACGAGCTAGTTCCAATGCCACAGTAATTGGTAGACCCAATTCATTGCTTCATGAAATGAAAGTACCCAATTTAACTTTTTCTAAAAGGCTAACTTATAATTTAGAAGGTTTACATGAAACCAatggttgtggtggtggtggaatTTCATCTTTTGAATCCCgatttgatgaagaaaatttgCTACATTCTTTGAAAGAAACTAGTATTTGGAAATAA